GTGCGACGCGAGCCTGGGCGAGCTCGGCCTGTGGCTGGCCGCGCGCTTCGCGGCGCTGCTCGGCCGCGGTGCCCGCGCCACGCGCGCACCGGCCCGCGACCGCCGGCGTGCGGTCGAGGCCGCGGAGTGGCTCGGCGCGCACGCGCACGAGCCGGTCGGGCTGGACGAAGCGGCGCGCGAGGCGGGTCTCAGCCCGTTCCACTTCCTGCGCCTGTTCGCCCAGGTTCTCGGAGTGACTCCCCACCAGTATCTCGTGCGCACCCGGCTGCGCCGCGCCGCGCGCCTGCTCGCCGACGACGCGCGCTCGATCACAGACGTGGCCTTCGGCGTCGGCTTCGGCGACCTCTCGAACTTCGTGCGCACCTTCCACCGCGCTGCCGGCGTCTCGCCGCGCGCGTTCCGGCGCGCGGCCCGGGGGGACCGGGCCGTGGTCCAGGCGCGTCTCGCCGCGCTCCTGCCCGACCGCAAGATCTTCCAAGATCCCGGCGCGCGCGCTTCCTAGCATCGCCTCCAACCAAGGAGGCAATGCATGTACGACCACATCGGTCTTCACGTGAAGGACATCGGCGCCGCGCTGCGCTTCTACGAAGCGGCGCTGGGCGGGCTCGGGCTCGTGCTGTGCTCGCGCGATGACTCGTCGGCGGGCCTCGGCCCCAAGGGCGAGCCCGCGCTCTGGCTCTACGCCACCCGGGGCGCCAAGGGCCCGGGCACGCACGTCGCGTTCCGCGCCGCCGATCGCGCCGCGGTCGACCGCTTCTACCGGGCGGGCATCGGCGCCGGCGGCAAGGACAACGGCGCGCCGGGCGTGCGCAAGGACTACGGCCCGAAGTACTACGCCGCGTTCCTGACCGATCCGGACGGCAACAACGTCGAGGCGGTGTGCATGCGCTGAAGCCCGAGCTGCCGCCCGCCGATGGATCTGCGTGGCGAAAACCAAGGGCACGGTGATCCTGAAGGCGGTCAAGGCGCTGCGCGGCCGCAAGCAGGAGTCACTCGCCAAGCTGCCGCAGGCGCTCCACCACTATCTCGAGGACCGGATCATCGTGTCTTCGTGGTACCCGGAGGAGGACTTCTTCCAGCTGCTCTGCGCCACCGCCGCGCTGTTTCCGGGCGGCGACGCGGCGTTCGAGATGCTCGGCGCCGCGACCGCGCACGACCACTTCGAGGGCATGTACGCCGAGATCGTGAAGCGCGACCTGGCCTCGCGTGCGCGCATCATGTGGAAGACGCAGCACGACAGCGGCGAGATGGTGCTCGTGGAGCAGACGCCGACCTCGGTCACGTACGAGCTGCGCGAGTGGAAGCCGGTTTCCGCGAAGTACTGCCGGGTCGTGGGCGGCTACTACACCGAGCTGCACCGGCTGGACGGCGCGCCCGCGCCGACTTACTCGCACCCCGCCTGCCGCGCCAACGGTTCCCCGGCCTGCCGCTTCGTGGTGAGCTGGCGCTGAGTCAGGCAGCCGCCTTCCGGCGCCGGAAGCTGAAGGCGACCCCGAGGCCGACCGCGGCCAGGACGATGAGCCAGAAGCGAAGCGCCGAGCCGTACTGGCAGTACTCCATGTCGACGCGCTGCCAGGCGGCGTCGCTGCGATCCGGGAACGGGTCGGTGCCGAGCTCGCGAATCTCGAGGACGCCCTCCGGGCTGCGAGCGATCGACAGCACCGCACGCCGCTCCGGCCAGACGGTGACTCCCACGAAGAATGGCTCCGCGCGCCGGTAGCCGTTGATGGTCATGACCTTGATCGGTCCGCGGTCCGTAGCGACCACGCCCCGGGGGAACACGACTCCCGAGCCCTCCCGGTCGGCCAGGTGGAACTCACCGTTCATGCGGAACCCGCGCAGGTCGTAGGGCAGCCGGGTCTCCACGATGCCGGCGCCGCAGGCGTAGGCCTGCGGCTCGAGCCACGCGGCGCACAGCAGCGCCGCGGCCGCGAGCACGAGCGCGACGAGTCTCGCTCCAGGGGGAATCACTTGCGCTCATTCTAGCTCGCGGGTACCGGAAAA
Above is a genomic segment from Myxococcota bacterium containing:
- a CDS encoding AraC family transcriptional regulator, which gives rise to MGASTLFRSGAVRVDDYRCQMSRTEAPFVERHADYSLSYVRKGSFGYRVRGKSFELVAGSFLVGHPGDEYLCTHDHAVGDECLALHFSPELFESLGAPGPEWRAGALPPMPELVVLGELAQAAADGECDASLGELGLWLAARFAALLGRGARATRAPARDRRRAVEAAEWLGAHAHEPVGLDEAAREAGLSPFHFLRLFAQVLGVTPHQYLVRTRLRRAARLLADDARSITDVAFGVGFGDLSNFVRTFHRAAGVSPRAFRRAARGDRAVVQARLAALLPDRKIFQDPGARAS
- a CDS encoding VOC family protein produces the protein MYDHIGLHVKDIGAALRFYEAALGGLGLVLCSRDDSSAGLGPKGEPALWLYATRGAKGPGTHVAFRAADRAAVDRFYRAGIGAGGKDNGAPGVRKDYGPKYYAAFLTDPDGNNVEAVCMR